GTCACCTACACTTTTACAGTGAATACATTACAGTGTGTAATGATttcatattctctctctcttcagctaATGATGTCGTTCATGGCAGAAAGCCCCACCTCTTCCGTCCCACCGGCTCACACACCTCCATGCTGGCGCTCAGGAAGCACAGCGTCGTCCTAGAATGTCTCCCCAAAGGCCTGTAAggatctcagtgtgtgtgtgtgtgtgtgtgtgtgtgtgtgtgtgtgtgtgtgtgtgtgtgtgtgtgtgtgtgataatttCCACTATACCTCATGTCATAATTGATAACCCAAACGCATTTGCAGTTTAATGCTTTCACTACAGAACTATTACTAACTGCTACTAAATCTACTGCAAGCCCCGTCCAGCGTCTCCACATTAACAGTCTAATGTctgtagaagtgtgtgtgtgtgtgtgtgtgtgtgtgtgtgtgtgtgtgtgtgtgtgtgtgtgtgtgtgtgtgtgtgtgtgtgtgtgtgtgtgtgtgtgtgtgtgtgtgtgtatgtgtgtgtgtgtggttattttgtATCAGCCTGCCTGTCGTTCAATCAGATCAGAGGCAGATTGATCAGACGGATTTAATCATTTGATACATGATTCATACATTTGTGGACAACAGAAACTTTAAATCATATTaacttatctttattatttaagtatAGTACAGTTCAAAATAGAGAGTAGTGCATGCCACATGTGTTACTCAACAAGACGACAACTCTTAATCCACAACTCCTTTATGACACCTGCCATACTTCAacatgcacttcctgtttgtttcacAATAAGAGCCCCTACTTCCTTCAAATATGTAAACTGTTAAACAGGTAGATATATGTAGTTACAGTATGTCAATATAAGCATGTTAACACATGTGTCCATCACCTGTAATAAGTCTTTGTACGTATGTAAAGTGTTGCTATAATTTCAGAAATGTGCTCATATCTTCAGCTTGAATGttcaaaaacagacacacacacacacacacacacacacacacacacacaggtttgatACTAATCCTGTTTATTAAATCCTTTTATCTCTCCTGTGTTTCATTGCTATTTTGTGTTTGCTCTAATTACCCTCCTTCCCAATGGAGTTCCGTCTCCATAGCGATAAATGGAGGGTCATTATAATATTGCCTTAACGAGGAAATGGGATATGACATCATTAACAAGATCATCTGTGTTCATTCAACTCTAATTTCCTCTCAATCGATCCATCTCCATCCATCGCTCTTCCCTCCGTGCTCAATtctctcgtcttcctcttccctcgtgcgtccctctgtgtccctgcaGACCCACCCCGAAGGTGGAGTGGATAAAGAAGGACAGCAGGCTGGAGGACACAAGCGGCAAAGTGGATTCAGATTCACACGACCGCCGGCTTCGCTTCGACAGCCTCACCCAGAATGATGACGGGGAGTACATGTGCAGAGCCTTCAACGAGCACGGTCAAACCTCCCACTCCTTCACGCTCACTGTGGAAGGTAGGCTGCACACGCAACAGACTGCACGTGGACATGCTGCCTTGTCAAGTCCCTCCACGTTAGATTTGAGGCTGTGCTTGAGATATCTTGGCTTTGTGTCCTTAATATACGTAGGTCaaactccaaaaacactggaacctacaattcccataatgcaactcattAGCATTTGTAATTAGACGCTCCCCACCTTGTACATTTCCATATCTTTCAAACTCCATGCTCCAAGTATGGAACTTTAAAAAGCTCCCTTCAGGGCCATCACATGATGTGATATTGAGAGTGTCTTTAATGATGTGCTTTTATTCTCATTCTTTAACTacctcttttattttattctttcttcccttttctgTCTTCCATGTCAAAtatcttccttcctccttcacttcctcttttaCTTCCTCTGCGTTGCTGCTCTGCATCAGTCAAACATTGCTGACAACAGattaatgttcatgtttttctttgtgttttgtttgtagcCTCTCCCCACTGGGTGAAGGAGCCTCAGAACCTGCTGTACACTCCGGGGGAAACTGTGCGGCTGGAGTGTCAGGCTGAAGGCATCCCGACCCCGGCCATCACCTGGAGCATCAACGGTCAGCAGGTCTCAGGTGCGGCTGTTTCTCTTGTCTTCTGGTTCTTATCGGACTTTCTTTGCTGTTAAGCGTTAAGGATTAAAACTACAATTTGACCTATATCGATATCGacgttttttgttgttgttatttattcctTCTAAATATATaacctttttgaaaaataatatttgtttttgtaaaataatttaatataataaaataaaatgaaataataattatttaaaatgaaataataattatttaaaataaaataataataataataataataataataataataataacatttttgaaaattaattgaaaaaaataaaaaataataaactttttgaaaaatgataatattttatacaacTTTGAATACCTTGCTATTCTAGCTACTAAAGATATTGTGAACATCTCTGCCTTGTTGCAGCTCAGCTATTTGTCTTCTCATCCAAGATATGAGACGCAGAGCTGAACAGTGAATGGAGCACATAGTGCAGGAAAAGTGACGTGACTATTTCTCCAATAACTAAGTGCAGTCGCAGTTCAGAAACGTCTCACAGACTGCATGTCGCTGATCTTTCTCTGAGACACTGTGATGCTCCCACAGAcgacatttattttcattttcatttgtagACAAACCACTTCTGACCCTTTTGGCTCTGATAACTCATTTAGTCGACGTTTTCCATCTCAAAGTCGAATAATCAGCACTTTTTAGGTTTCTTTAGGTTCACTTAAAGTTACACTGTATGTCATTATATTACACAACGCTTGACAACCACAGATAGAGTTCAGGGAAGAGCAGCGGTCATTTCCTGGCTCCAGACAGTCCAACATATTGGTCCTTTATAACAGAGAGCCTCTTAAGGTCAGAGGAATTAAGGCAGGAAGTgtgaagatggagggagagagggggaggaaagagagacagtaaaacagaaagaatgaatgggggggagagagagagagagagagagagagagagagagagagagagagagagagagagaaaggaaaaggaagtaAGAACCAAAGGAAGGAAGGATTGATGAAAGAGaggaatttaaaagaaaagaaaggtgaagaaggagaaagaatgAAAGCAACAAATAGGTGGAGacaaagaggaaggaagggagaaaAGAATGAACAATAAGTACAAAAGGAAGGAAACATCCAAAGGAAGTGATgtagaaaggaaggaaagaaggaaagaaggaaggaaggaaggaaggaaggaaggaaggaaggaagacaaATATCCACACAagtaaagaagaaagaggaaaaaacaaaggaagtgaggtagaaaggaaggaaggaaggaaggaaggaaggaaggaaggaaggaaggaaggaaggaaagcagTCAGAACGAAAGGAAGgataagagagacagaggaaagaaTAAAGGAAATGAGGAATGTAATAAATGAACAGCACAAGCAGAAGCCCAGCTGTGACAATGAGAGCGAGGAGTTCAGGCTGTGTCGCAGCTGCTACCTCTCCTGTTGGACGGCCACTTCctgtttaaacatttctttgtgttcaGCCTGTTTCTGTTTGACAAACTCACAgtattgccccccccccccccccctcccccctcccctgtgTAGAGGTGGATGACGATCCTCGTCGGAGCGTATCAGGTGGTGTGTTGATCCTGAGGGACGTGGAGTTTGCTGACACCGCCGTGTATCAGTGCGAGGCCACGAACAAACACGGCTCCATCCTCCTCAACACCTACCTCTATGTCGTCGGTACGTTCACGCTGCCTCTTCCTCTCGTCCTGGAAACCATCTCACCTCAGAATATGTGATTGATGAGTGTTTTATGGTTGTGTGTCTCGCAGAGCTTCCTCCTCAGATCCTGTCCTCTGATGGAGTGGTGTACAGTACAACTGTGGGCACTAACATCATGATACACTGTCAATCCTTCGGCTCGCCACGACCACACATCACatggtgagacacacacacacacacacacacacacacacacacacaatattcaGACTCAAAGTTGGTGTCTGAGAGCTCCTACTCTACATCtttacttttagtacatttagctgtcgacaaacttttacttaagtaatgttttgaatgcaggacttttacagaGTGTACCTTTAGtatttttactaaagtaaagtatctgaatacttcttccattaAATAGCATCGCAAATTAGAGTCAGTGTGTTCTCTCCCCTCGCTATAGTAAACACTCTCACAGAGAAGTTTCTGTGACACAGCCACAGGTTTTACTTTCAGTGCAGCAGCGCCCTCCGGTGGCTGCAGGAACAAACACATTCTGATAAATGAGatgtttaattgtttattatgttataactCTTCATGGatttcattgtattgttttactGCTTAGTCACAAATATTTGATCAATTATGCAAcctgtgtttttatctttaaaacctttttcttaaTTATAATTAAGCTGCTTTTGGCTTCTAACCTCTGCTCAATAATAATTAGACACAATGTGCGTTATACAGCATGCAAAGATGCTTTCTCCAGATGAAAGGTTGATTTACAGAGTTaaatccctcctctctctccggcTCGTCCTTTATTGATCTTCTTCTGTCCGTCACACATTCACTGATGATCCAAGAAACACTCCCATCGATCCAGTTACTTGGATTTACTGCGGTTACTGTGGTATCCATTTCTGTGTGGAATAAAAGCCTCAGGAGGGACAGAGCTGCAGCGACACCTCTGATTTATGCACGTCAGGAtcaatatatatgtgtgtgtgtgtgtgtgtgtgtgtgtgctgtctgtagGGAGGGTGAGTACAAGCTTCCTCTGCTGTCGGACCCTCGTGTCGCTCTGATGACCAATGGGACGATCGTGCTGTCCAACGTCAGTCACGATGACAGTGGAGAGTACACCTGCTCCATCAAACACACCAACATCTCCATCACTGCTCACCTGGAAGTCTACAGTGAGTCTAATATAATATTGTGCCAATATTCAAGTTTTGAGTGTTGAGGAACAAGAGTTCTGAAACTATGCAATGCACAAAAGGATCTGAAGGAGGCTCGACTCACATGTGCAAACTTTTAATAAGCAGCAGCTGATGGTGAAGCAGCTCCTGAAAGATAGtggaaacaaatgaaataaagacattttgtttgtttgctgagTACGTTTAAACATGTCGTAAGTCGTGCTCACAGTGTTTTCTTGTTCCTGTCAGATCGGACGGAGATACTGACGAGCCCGCAGGACGAGCGTGTGCTGAGAGGAGGCAGCGCTCTGCTGGACTGTCGCTTCTACAAAGACCCTCGGCTGCATAAGTACCAGATCGTGTGGAGGAAAGGCTCGCATAAGCTGCAGGAAACGTCAGATGacaagtaaacacacactgagatgcTTCAATCAGCACATTAGTGTCATGAAGTGGATCATGTGACAATCTGAACTAAATGTCCCAAAAAATAAAGCTCAGTTTCTGGTTCGAAAAAGATTCTTTTCACATtctaacaaaatgtttttcatgttgtaaTTACGCATTTTTCTCGTTACTGCGACCAAATTAAATCAGTTTTAACAAGAGAACAACAGATTACTTCATCTTGTTGTATCACAATTATATGATTTTAGATcatatacagaaaaatataaataaatgtgtaacattCAACCAGTTACACAGAAAATGTCTGGTTATTTAATAACCTTTAAGTTTAAACTAATacatattatgatattatgTATAAATCTGTAAATGAGTTAAAACAGGCAGAAATGTCCTATAAGTGTATTtacataacgtgtgtgtgtgtgtgtgtgtgtgtgtgtgtgtgtgtgtgtgtgtgtgtgtgtgtgtgtgtgtgtgtgtgtgtgtgtgtgtaggcacaCTATCTTTGAGAATGGCACCCTGAAAGTGACAGACATCCAATCAGACGACAGCGCAAGTTACTCCTGTGAGGTCATCACTGAGCTGGACATTGTAACAGCCAGTGGCTCCATCACTGTCGTAGGTACGtccctccgtgtgtgtgtgtgcgtgtgtgtgtgtgtgtgtgtgtgtgtgtgtgtgtgtgtgtgtgtgtgtcagtttattTTAACACTAAAAGCTTTGTGTCTTCCCCTCAGCTCCGCCGGATCCTCCCAAAAATCTGTCTCTATCTAATGTTGACGACCACAGCCTCACTCTCAGCTGGATCCCAGGAAACTCACACAACAGCCCCGTCATAGGTACTGAACACACATATGTGACCACCATCTTGTTTGGGAATAAACGCCAAGACACACGTGACCTGGATCTGATATGTGCAGGCTGTTgcacaaataacaaatacacacactgggcccaggcacacacacacacacacacacacacacacacacacacacacacacacaatattgcaatattttaaatgtttgattttagtttagtttattattttgAAGTAAAGctaaagtaaattaaatgaaattgttATACAATGGATTACATTACTAATAACAAAGGTTGTCATGTTATTTGCGACAGCGTTTTAAAGTATTGAGCTGCTCCGAGTTCCTGATCCTAACGTTTCACAAGATGTAGTGTTGACTTCGTCGTGTCTGCGTCTCTCAGAGTTCATCGTGGAGGCCCAGGAGGAGCAGCACGCAGAGGAGGGGAAGCAGAGGTGGGAGGAGTGGGAGAGAGTCCCCGGGGACTTCGACCACCTGGAGCTGACCCTCCACCCCTACTGCACCTACCACTTCAGGGTCATCGCCATCAACGAGATCGACCACAGCGCCCCCAGCAAGCACTCGAGAAACCACAGCACGTCGCCGGCCAGTACGTGACACCAGACGCAGACACTGTGACGTCTGTGATGTTTGGATTAGATGTTCATTAACTCTGAGCAGTCAGAAGTTTGATTCCCACACTTATCTTGTCTCTATTAAGATAAGGAGACTGTTAAAAGagtaattaaacattttgggagatacgcttattcgctttcttgccacATGAGAAGGTGGATAACGTTCTCGTGTGTGTCAATGAAggtacagccagcagctggttagcttagcttagcgccCCGCGCAGAGATAGACccttaaaggaacacttcacccACATAATGATCCTTTGTAAATCAATTCACTTTGAACACCTCCatggtgaacgaagaatccaaaacaacaacacctcGTGCAGGATGATCCACTGCTCGTTTATTGCATGCTGACTACTTCCCAGACACTTTTATATGGATCAAACTAATGaaatataacattaatgatgagtTTACATATTGTGTTATCCAGTCCTAATGCTAAACTAAGTAATGTATGATACCTAATTCTCAGCACAAAGCAAACAAGTGTATTTGTCAAACTGTCTCTTTAAAATGGTTTGTGTTCTAGCGTTACGAAgtgtctttctccctccttctccctgcAGTTCCTGACAGTAACCCCACCGGCGTGCGCAGTGAGTCCACAGACCCGAAGACTCTGGTCATTTCATGGGATGTGAGTACTTCAATCtgcatgcatctgtgtgtgagcgtgctCTTGGTGCAGGCACGCCTCTTTAATCCAAATCCATTGTATATTCCTGTGCGTCGTCGCAGGAGATGGACAAGCGCTCGCATAACGGCCAGGGCTTCCAGTACAAGGTGTTTTGGCAAGAGTCTGGAGTGACAGATGTCCACTGGAACCACGCCTACGTGCAGTCTCCGCCGTTCTTGATAAACAACACGGGAACGTACACACCGTTCAAGATCAAAGTCCAGGCTGTCAACTCACTCGGAGAAGGACCGGCACCGGTGCCTGAGATCGGACACTCTGGAGAGGACGGTACGTAGGCGTGTACAGAAAATATCGATGCACTCGAGTGTtacaatattatgttttgtgatactgtattgatttgtttattaataGATTGAGGCAAATATTTGTGGCAGACAGCGGCTCAGATTGCACAAACACTAGTTATATAATGTtggatgttattattattagtattattattagaaatgacATAAACTGTAGTTGTTCTGGCTGGACCAGACAAGCAATGGTgcaaacatctttaaaatacCACGAAGCAATGCActctggtcattttaaaagaagaaaaagaaaatgaatgaatgacaataaatacataataataaagtcaaagaaagaaagaaaattaggaaatgaaaaagggaaaaatagaCAATCCAtagaaacaacaaaagaaatacagaaaacaacataCCAACATAGTTACAGTTTAATCTCTGCAGGTTATTTTGGTCAAggttgaaaaacaaatgagtaAAATTTGAGTACATTTCTAATTTACATCTGGACAGACTTGGGAATACTTTGACTTTACTGAGtgcaaagtcaaagtcaaagtcaagCAGAGTCTATGAAACAAATTcaattataattttattgaaTAGTAAACAAAAAGCTTTGGACTGCTGGCACATATTCTTTCCCCGCAAGTCTTCATCAAATTCAAACTCTTCTATTCTTTTATGTGAACTTTCCTGTATTAAAAGTGATGAATTACATCCTTCATAAAAGAGGTCAAAATTCCTCTTCTTACATAACGCTGGGTATTAAAAGACTGAAACCATCTCACAATAAGACGTCTTCACATCGCGGCTGCAGAAATGTCCAATGAAACGTGTCAACGTGAATGCTCTGTTTTGTTGCGATCTCGTTTATAGTTGAAACAAGCGTTCTGCTGTGCAGCTTGTTAATTGCTCTCAGTGGGAAAATGTCTTTAGGTCAAGAGTCAAGAGCCTCAATTAGTTATGGATAGGCAGCTGTTACATAACTGCAACCCAAATTCTGTTTACCATAACCAAGAGTCTTATCAGCCTCAGTCTGGGTTGACAGGCTGCAGCGTTTATCACCATTTAGCTGAAGCAGAAGTGTCTTCAGAGGAAGCTTCTGACACACGGAGGTGATGGCTGTAGactacagttataataatatgaCGAGTACTAATTAATCTGGAttactgttttgtgtttgtactgCTGCACAATATGtcgttttcctttcttttatcgtcttaaaaagaaagactgCACTATTGCACTCCTATCAGTAGAAAGCTGcgctttaaaatgtacattttgtttttttcattggtgcctgttgttttcagttcattgtcCATTTGtcaataaaagaatgttggaaatgtgtttgtattgtagAAGAAAGCAGCAGGAAGGCAGAACTGAGTGCAATTTAATAATCTGCTTTTTAAATCGTTATTGCGACAACATTGTCTGTGTTGCATGTTTTCCtgatattgtgcagccctacttGTTCTGGGATTGACTGCTGGGATCCGCCGCCATTGTCCCGCGCTCTTTACACGTGCATGCGCCCTCTGCTGGTGCCTTTTGAGTTTACATGCatttcattaattattaatgtcaTTCAAATGGGTGCCACTGTGGATTGGGTGGCACAGGTCCATGAGTCTGATTCATTCACTGACAATTTAGGATGAGTTTGTTTGGAAAGAATCCCACAGACAAGTAGCTTAGACGACAACAAATGAAACATGTTCCTTACTTTCAATgaggacatttgttttgtcgaatacttgtgtgtgtttgttcttacAGCAAGctcaccctctctccctcaccctctctccctccctctcagaGCCTGTGGAAGCTCCCACTGGAGTCACAACTACTGTGATTGACAGCACGGTCAGAGTCAAGTGGAACGAAGCCCAAAATGTCCGAGGTCTGCTGATGGGATACAAGGTACCAGTTATAACAACTTTACTCAAGGAACATCAGCTCCGCTCACTGTTGCTTATGTCAcagatacttttactttatagTGTATATAGTAtcgtatatttatttataaatcacacacgtaaaaacattaaatatgcagTACGTGTGAGGGTGTGATAGAAACCTGTAAtggcttttatatatataaaaaacaaaagacatacaaaagttaaaatataatcaaatatcaTCACTAAGGCATCCGTCATTCTTGGTTGAACTGCACGTTGATTTAACTTTTGTCTGCCTCCATGTCAGATTTACATCCGGAGGGTGGGTCCACACGACGGTCGTGTCCGGAGGTCTCTTGGAAAACTGCACCAGgccaaagagaaagagggacacTTAGAgcgaggcagggagagagacagggagagtcGGGTGGTGGTGGTCCACGGCAGGACCACCTCAGAGGAAGTGTCGAGGCTGCAGCTTTATTCTCGGTACGAGGTGTCCGTCACTGCCTTCAACAGCAAAGGGGAGGGGCCTCACTCCCCCCCGCACCACTTCAGCACCCCAGAGGGAGGTGAGTTTAAATGAGAAGCGGTGTTCACCCGGCAAGAGGTGCACTTATTAAAGATATGTATTTGCTACAAGATAtgccaacatgtgtgtgtgtgcgtgtgtgtgtgtgtgtgtgtgtgtgtgtgtgcgtgtgcgtgtgtgtgtgtgtgtgtgtagcgccTGGTCCTCCTGCATCGTTGAGGTTTGAGAGTCCTTCAGAGAAATCGCTGACCCTCTACTGGACCCCTCCAGAGGAAACCAACGGCGTGCTGGTGGGATACATGGTGCAGTATCAACAGGGTAGGTCTGCTGCTTCAGAATGGACTGAACACATTGGGGTGAAGagattatattcattattatgagaaattagatataaaagtataataagtaacttttaaaatgtctgaaaacgACAAGACCAACGTAAGTTTTTTGTATATGttctatgtattttttttacttgtatATTTACATCATCCAAaaggttcaacaacaacaacattcaaaCCAAGAGAAACTTGTAATGGTGTAAAGCAGGGGGTGTAGTGCGGgac
This window of the Cottoperca gobio chromosome 7, fCotGob3.1, whole genome shotgun sequence genome carries:
- the LOC115010538 gene encoding neural cell adhesion molecule L1.1-like isoform X2, which translates into the protein MCVSQRRWTGYRGLCCPALPLILLLPLSFLSSMPPLAQGAIVIPDDYKVHNMSQPPVLTEMPQSYTAFSHEDINLPCEASGNPTPSFRWVKDGVAFGKERKNVGTLRAEDEETLDSYEGFYRCYASNTLGTAMTQSIHVIVEAQPVLLKQQKVHQQALEGESMILSCNPPESSTPPHIHWMDKKMVHIKENDRVMVGLDGNLYFANLLRSDSRNDYFCNAQYTAARTVLPNTAVTLTVLQTNDVVHGRKPHLFRPTGSHTSMLALRKHSVVLECLPKGLPTPKVEWIKKDSRLEDTSGKVDSDSHDRRLRFDSLTQNDDGEYMCRAFNEHGQTSHSFTLTVEASPHWVKEPQNLLYTPGETVRLECQAEGIPTPAITWSINGQQVSEVDDDPRRSVSGGVLILRDVEFADTAVYQCEATNKHGSILLNTYLYVVELPPQILSSDGVVYSTTVGTNIMIHCQSFGSPRPHITWEGEYKLPLLSDPRVALMTNGTIVLSNVSHDDSGEYTCSIKHTNISITAHLEVYNRTEILTSPQDERVLRGGSALLDCRFYKDPRLHKYQIVWRKGSHKLQETSDDKHTIFENGTLKVTDIQSDDSASYSCEVITELDIVTASGSITVVAPPDPPKNLSLSNVDDHSLTLSWIPGNSHNSPVIEFIVEAQEEQHAEEGKQRWEEWERVPGDFDHLELTLHPYCTYHFRVIAINEIDHSAPSKHSRNHSTSPAIPDSNPTGVRSESTDPKTLVISWDEMDKRSHNGQGFQYKVFWQESGVTDVHWNHAYVQSPPFLINNTGTYTPFKIKVQAVNSLGEGPAPVPEIGHSGEDEPVEAPTGVTTTVIDSTVRVKWNEAQNVRGLLMGYKIYIRRVGPHDGRVRRSLGKLHQAKEKEGHLERGRERDRESRVVVVHGRTTSEEVSRLQLYSRYEVSVTAFNSKGEGPHSPPHHFSTPEGAPGPPASLRFESPSEKSLTLYWTPPEETNGVLVGYMVQYQQEVETRDSPLEMQFLIDSSVTHFELESLDPSSHYIFKVIARTSTAAGPPITRRGATLLDGVPPAHISIVSSKTSLNLSWVPGERDRNHGFIIHYLRKSPGCDWSDSEVVNSTQGFYSLTGLQPGSQYQLVIKHRNETHWENVTWTMGPAPSELPSGFANQGWLIGLISAILLLVMILLILCLIKRSKGGKYAVKDKEDKEVDSEARPMKDETFGEYSDADEKRSDSQPSLCGESKLGSDDSLAEYGDSVDIQFNEDGSFIGQYSGRGPVPPGHESSGPTSPVNAVPPVPIAPSMPSTLNRPS
- the LOC115010538 gene encoding neural cell adhesion molecule L1.1-like isoform X1, whose protein sequence is MCVSQRRWTGYRGLCCPALPLILLLPLSFLSSMPPLAQGAIVIPDDYKVHNMSQPPVLTEMPQSYTAFSHEDINLPCEASGNPTPSFRWVKDGVAFGKERKNVGTLRAEDEETLDSYEGFYRCYASNTLGTAMTQSIHVIVEAQPVLLKQQKVHQQALEGESMILSCNPPESSTPPHIHWMDKKMVHIKENDRVMVGLDGNLYFANLLRSDSRNDYFCNAQYTAARTVLPNTAVTLTVLQTNDVVHGRKPHLFRPTGSHTSMLALRKHSVVLECLPKGLPTPKVEWIKKDSRLEDTSGKVDSDSHDRRLRFDSLTQNDDGEYMCRAFNEHGQTSHSFTLTVEASPHWVKEPQNLLYTPGETVRLECQAEGIPTPAITWSINGQQVSEVDDDPRRSVSGGVLILRDVEFADTAVYQCEATNKHGSILLNTYLYVVELPPQILSSDGVVYSTTVGTNIMIHCQSFGSPRPHITWEGEYKLPLLSDPRVALMTNGTIVLSNVSHDDSGEYTCSIKHTNISITAHLEVYNRTEILTSPQDERVLRGGSALLDCRFYKDPRLHKYQIVWRKGSHKLQETSDDKHTIFENGTLKVTDIQSDDSASYSCEVITELDIVTASGSITVVAPPDPPKNLSLSNVDDHSLTLSWIPGNSHNSPVIEFIVEAQEEQHAEEGKQRWEEWERVPGDFDHLELTLHPYCTYHFRVIAINEIDHSAPSKHSRNHSTSPAIPDSNPTGVRSESTDPKTLVISWDEMDKRSHNGQGFQYKVFWQESGVTDVHWNHAYVQSPPFLINNTGTYTPFKIKVQAVNSLGEGPAPVPEIGHSGEDEPVEAPTGVTTTVIDSTVRVKWNEAQNVRGLLMGYKIYIRRVGPHDGRVRRSLGKLHQAKEKEGHLERGRERDRESRVVVVHGRTTSEEVSRLQLYSRYEVSVTAFNSKGEGPHSPPHHFSTPEGAPGPPASLRFESPSEKSLTLYWTPPEETNGVLVGYMVQYQQEVETRDSPLEMQFLIDSSVTHFELESLDPSSHYIFKVIARTSTAAGPPITRRGATLLDGVPPAHISIVSSKTSLNLSWVPGERDRNHGFIIHYLRKSPGCDWSDSEVVNSTQGFYSLTGLQPGSQYQLVIKHRNETHWENVTWTMGPAPSELPSGFANQGWLIGLISAILLLVMILLILCLIKRSKGGKYAVKDKEDKEVDSEARPMKDETFGEYRSLESDADEKRSDSQPSLCGESKLGSDDSLAEYGDSVDIQFNEDGSFIGQYSGRGPVPPGHESSGPTSPVNAVPPVPIAPSMPSTLNRPS
- the LOC115010538 gene encoding neural cell adhesion molecule L1.1-like isoform X3, whose protein sequence is MCVSQRRWTGYRGLCCPALPLILLLPLSFLSSMPPLAQGAIVIPDDLSQPPVLTEMPQSYTAFSHEDINLPCEASGNPTPSFRWVKDGVAFGKERKNVGTLRAEDEETLDSYEGFYRCYASNTLGTAMTQSIHVIVEAQPVLLKQQKVHQQALEGESMILSCNPPESSTPPHIHWMDKKMVHIKENDRVMVGLDGNLYFANLLRSDSRNDYFCNAQYTAARTVLPNTAVTLTVLQTNDVVHGRKPHLFRPTGSHTSMLALRKHSVVLECLPKGLPTPKVEWIKKDSRLEDTSGKVDSDSHDRRLRFDSLTQNDDGEYMCRAFNEHGQTSHSFTLTVEASPHWVKEPQNLLYTPGETVRLECQAEGIPTPAITWSINGQQVSEVDDDPRRSVSGGVLILRDVEFADTAVYQCEATNKHGSILLNTYLYVVELPPQILSSDGVVYSTTVGTNIMIHCQSFGSPRPHITWEGEYKLPLLSDPRVALMTNGTIVLSNVSHDDSGEYTCSIKHTNISITAHLEVYNRTEILTSPQDERVLRGGSALLDCRFYKDPRLHKYQIVWRKGSHKLQETSDDKHTIFENGTLKVTDIQSDDSASYSCEVITELDIVTASGSITVVAPPDPPKNLSLSNVDDHSLTLSWIPGNSHNSPVIEFIVEAQEEQHAEEGKQRWEEWERVPGDFDHLELTLHPYCTYHFRVIAINEIDHSAPSKHSRNHSTSPAIPDSNPTGVRSESTDPKTLVISWDEMDKRSHNGQGFQYKVFWQESGVTDVHWNHAYVQSPPFLINNTGTYTPFKIKVQAVNSLGEGPAPVPEIGHSGEDEPVEAPTGVTTTVIDSTVRVKWNEAQNVRGLLMGYKIYIRRVGPHDGRVRRSLGKLHQAKEKEGHLERGRERDRESRVVVVHGRTTSEEVSRLQLYSRYEVSVTAFNSKGEGPHSPPHHFSTPEGAPGPPASLRFESPSEKSLTLYWTPPEETNGVLVGYMVQYQQEVETRDSPLEMQFLIDSSVTHFELESLDPSSHYIFKVIARTSTAAGPPITRRGATLLDGVPPAHISIVSSKTSLNLSWVPGERDRNHGFIIHYLRKSPGCDWSDSEVVNSTQGFYSLTGLQPGSQYQLVIKHRNETHWENVTWTMGPAPSELPSGFANQGWLIGLISAILLLVMILLILCLIKRSKGGKYAVKDKEDKEVDSEARPMKDETFGEYRSLESDADEKRSDSQPSLCGESKLGSDDSLAEYGDSVDIQFNEDGSFIGQYSGRGPVPPGHESSGPTSPVNAVPPVPIAPSMPSTLNRPS